Proteins encoded by one window of Streptacidiphilus sp. PB12-B1b:
- a CDS encoding CGNR zinc finger domain-containing protein, which yields MELASYADMAVRLVNTEEPARHRDGLTTVEAVRALFGRGSRGLRLADESDLPRLRSVRLRLRAVFESAAEGDESRAVNLLNELLTEYPISPIISGHGLLDDGGRPQWHLHIAENANTATALYAAVAGMGLAVHLTEQGVDRLGICQAAPCRNAYLDTSTNRSRRYCSDRCATRANVAAYRARKREAASAQ from the coding sequence GTGGAACTGGCCTCCTATGCGGACATGGCCGTGCGCCTGGTGAACACCGAGGAGCCCGCCCGGCACCGGGACGGGCTGACCACGGTCGAGGCGGTCCGGGCGCTGTTCGGCCGGGGCAGCCGGGGGCTGCGGCTCGCCGACGAGTCCGACCTGCCCCGGCTGCGCTCGGTCCGGCTGCGGTTGCGGGCCGTCTTCGAGTCGGCCGCCGAGGGCGACGAGTCGCGCGCGGTGAACCTGCTCAACGAGCTGCTCACCGAGTACCCGATCAGCCCGATCATCTCCGGTCACGGCCTGCTGGACGACGGCGGCCGGCCGCAGTGGCACCTGCACATCGCCGAGAACGCCAACACCGCCACCGCGCTGTACGCGGCCGTGGCCGGGATGGGCCTGGCCGTCCACCTGACCGAGCAGGGCGTGGACCGGCTCGGCATCTGCCAGGCCGCGCCCTGCCGCAACGCCTACCTGGACACCTCCACCAACCGCTCCCGCCGCTACTGCTCGGACCGCTGCGCCACCCGGGCCAACGTCGCCGCCTACCGCGCCCGCAAGCGCGAGGCCGCCTCGGCGCAGTAG
- a CDS encoding zinc-binding dehydrogenase: MFAAYAARIDADDPLSGLELGERPEPEARPGWSVVTVRAASLNHHDLWSLRGVGLPPGRLPMILGCDAAGTDEHGNEVVLHSVVGQSGHGVGPDEPRSILTERYQGTFAERVAVPTWNLLPKPPELSFEQAACLPTAWLTAYRMLFTNAGVKPGDTVLVQGAGGGVSTALIALGRAAGLRVWATSRDEAKRARALELGADAVFESGARLPERVDAVMETVGAATWSHSVKSLRPGGTIVISGATSGPNPPAELTRIFFLELRVVGSTMGTKEELAGLLSFCANTGLRPVVDSVLPLTEARAGLARLAEGDVFGKIVLRP; this comes from the coding sequence ATGTTCGCTGCCTACGCCGCCCGCATTGACGCCGACGACCCGCTCAGCGGGCTGGAGCTGGGTGAACGCCCGGAGCCGGAGGCACGCCCCGGCTGGAGCGTGGTCACCGTCCGGGCCGCCAGCCTGAACCACCACGACCTGTGGTCGCTGCGCGGGGTCGGCCTGCCGCCCGGCCGGCTGCCGATGATCCTCGGCTGCGACGCGGCCGGGACCGACGAGCACGGCAACGAGGTCGTGCTGCACTCCGTCGTCGGCCAGAGCGGCCACGGCGTCGGGCCGGACGAGCCGAGGTCCATCCTCACCGAGCGCTACCAGGGCACCTTCGCCGAGCGGGTCGCCGTGCCGACCTGGAACCTGCTGCCCAAGCCGCCCGAGCTCTCCTTCGAGCAGGCCGCCTGCCTGCCCACGGCCTGGCTCACCGCCTACCGGATGCTGTTCACCAACGCCGGGGTCAAGCCCGGCGACACCGTCCTGGTGCAGGGCGCGGGCGGCGGCGTCTCCACCGCGCTGATCGCCCTCGGCCGGGCGGCCGGGCTGCGGGTCTGGGCCACCAGCCGGGACGAGGCCAAGCGGGCCCGGGCGCTGGAGCTGGGCGCGGACGCGGTCTTCGAGAGCGGCGCCCGGCTGCCCGAGCGGGTGGACGCGGTGATGGAGACCGTCGGCGCCGCCACCTGGTCGCACTCGGTCAAGTCGCTGCGCCCGGGCGGCACCATCGTCATCTCCGGCGCCACCAGCGGCCCCAACCCGCCGGCCGAGCTGACCCGGATCTTCTTCCTGGAGCTGCGGGTCGTCGGCTCCACCATGGGCACCAAGGAGGAGCTGGCCGGGCTGCTCTCGTTCTGCGCCAACACCGGCCTGCGGCCGGTCGTCGACAGCGTGCTGCCGCTCACCGAGGCCCGGGCGGGCCTCGCCCGGCTGGCCGAGGGCGACGTCTTCGGCAAGATCGTGCTGCGGCCGTGA
- a CDS encoding NADP-dependent malic enzyme, giving the protein MAAEIISPRPLNDQDPIDPAFALHRGGKMEITATVPVRDADDLSLAYTPGVARVCTAIADNPELVNDYTWKSNVVAVVTDGTAVLGLGDIGPEASLPVMEGKAILFKQFGGVDAVPIALATTDVDEIVETVVRLAPSFGGVNLEDISAPRCFEIERRLQEALSIPVFHDDQHGTAVVTLAALRNAARLTDRTLADLRAVISGAGAAGIAIAKILVGAGIGDVVLCDRQGAVHVGRTDLTDVKREIAELTNRGGLAGSLVDVLAGADVFIGVSGGTVPEEAVATMAKDCFIFAMANPDPEVHPEVAHKYAAVVATGRSDFPNQINNVLAFPGIFAGALQVRASRITEGMKIAAADALAGLVGDDLTAAQVIPSPFDARVAPAVTRAVAAAARAEGVARL; this is encoded by the coding sequence GTGGCAGCCGAGATCATCAGCCCCCGTCCCCTGAACGACCAGGACCCGATCGATCCTGCCTTCGCGCTGCACCGCGGCGGCAAGATGGAGATCACTGCGACTGTGCCGGTGCGCGACGCGGACGACCTGTCCCTGGCCTACACGCCCGGCGTGGCCCGGGTCTGCACCGCGATCGCCGACAACCCGGAGCTGGTCAACGACTACACCTGGAAGTCCAATGTGGTCGCCGTGGTCACCGACGGCACCGCAGTGCTGGGCCTCGGCGACATCGGCCCGGAGGCCTCGCTGCCGGTCATGGAGGGCAAGGCGATCCTCTTCAAGCAGTTCGGCGGCGTGGACGCGGTCCCGATCGCGCTGGCCACCACCGACGTCGACGAGATCGTCGAGACCGTGGTGCGGCTGGCGCCGTCGTTCGGCGGGGTCAACCTGGAGGACATCTCCGCCCCCCGCTGCTTCGAGATCGAGCGCCGCCTGCAGGAGGCGCTGTCCATCCCGGTCTTCCACGACGACCAGCACGGCACCGCCGTGGTCACCCTGGCCGCGCTGCGCAACGCCGCCCGGCTCACCGACCGCACCCTGGCCGACCTGCGCGCGGTGATCTCCGGTGCGGGCGCGGCCGGGATCGCCATCGCCAAGATCCTGGTCGGCGCGGGCATCGGCGACGTGGTGCTGTGCGACCGCCAGGGCGCGGTGCACGTGGGCCGGACCGACCTGACCGACGTCAAGCGCGAGATCGCCGAGCTGACCAACCGCGGCGGCCTGGCCGGGTCGCTGGTGGACGTGCTGGCCGGCGCCGACGTGTTCATCGGCGTCTCCGGCGGGACGGTCCCGGAGGAGGCGGTGGCCACCATGGCCAAGGACTGCTTCATCTTCGCCATGGCCAACCCCGACCCCGAGGTCCACCCGGAGGTCGCGCACAAGTACGCGGCCGTGGTCGCCACCGGCCGCAGCGACTTCCCCAACCAGATCAACAACGTGCTGGCCTTCCCGGGCATCTTCGCCGGGGCGCTGCAGGTCCGGGCCAGCCGGATCACCGAGGGCATGAAGATCGCCGCCGCCGACGCCCTGGCCGGCCTGGTCGGCGACGACCTCACGGCCGCGCAGGTCATCCCCAGCCCGTTCGACGCCCGGGTGGCACCGGCGGTCACCCGGGCCGTCGCCGCCGCCGCCCGCGCCGAGGGCGTGGCCCGGCTCTGA
- the sodX gene encoding nickel-type superoxide dismutase maturation protease: protein MAEQINDRAPGALPQEPPEGGSRPAGYGLLDVDGPSMAPTLGHGDRLLCRYGARLRPGAIVVARHPLRQELLVVKRAAERRTGGWWLLSDNSRVEGDSRDFGVVPDELVLGRVLCRLAPRPSWLAPARWWGPLLRRTPYAFARRLGALPPG from the coding sequence ATGGCAGAGCAGATCAACGACCGTGCTCCGGGGGCTCTGCCGCAGGAGCCCCCGGAAGGGGGAAGCAGGCCAGCGGGGTACGGGCTGCTGGACGTTGACGGCCCGTCCATGGCGCCCACCCTTGGTCACGGCGACCGGCTGCTGTGCCGGTACGGCGCGCGTCTGCGGCCCGGGGCCATCGTGGTCGCCCGGCACCCGCTGCGGCAGGAGCTGCTGGTGGTGAAGCGTGCGGCCGAACGCAGGACCGGCGGCTGGTGGCTGCTGTCCGACAACAGCCGGGTCGAGGGCGACAGCCGGGACTTCGGCGTCGTCCCGGACGAGCTGGTGCTCGGCCGGGTGCTGTGCCGGCTCGCCCCCCGCCCCTCCTGGCTGGCCCCGGCGCGCTGGTGGGGCCCGCTGCTGCGGCGCACCCCGTACGCCTTCGCCCGCCGGTTGGGCGCGCTCCCGCCCGGCTGA